The following is a genomic window from Candidatus Poribacteria bacterium.
ATGGAATTGAATCCTCAACAATTGGTTTTCTACCTTTTCGCCTTGCTGACCATTGGATCGGCAGTGATCGTTGTAACGATAAAAAATATCGTCTACGCTGCCTTCGCATTGATGGTTACCCTCTTCAGCATTGCAGGACTTTATGTTTTCTTACAAGCTGATTTCCTTGCTGCCACCCAAGTGATAGTCTATGTTGGCGGTATTTTGGTGCTAATCCTATTTGGCGTTATGATGACAAGCGGCAGCTTGGACTTGAAACTAAAACTTCAACGTGGACAGATGTTCTGGGGAGGAATCGTATCGCTGATTCTCTTTGGGTTGCTTCTGAGTGTCATTACAAACACACCCCAATGGGAAAATGTGGACGCAGGGGCATCGCAGGAACCGACAACAAAGAAGATTGGCGAGATGATTATGAAAGAGGAGTTTTTGCTGCCATTTGAGATCGCGTCGATTCTGCTGTTGGTCGCCTTGATTGGTGCGGCGCTTATTTCTCGTAAGGAGGTCAGGGACGAATGAGTTTACAGAGCTACCTTGTTATCAGCATTATACTATTCTGTCTTGGAATCTTTTGCGTTTTGACGCGCAGAAACGCTATCAGCATCCTGATGGGGATCGAATTGATCCTCAATTCCTGTAACCTCAATTTTGCTGCCTTCTCCCGTTATGTGACGCCCCCTGATGACATCAGCGGTCAGATCATCGCGCTTTTTGGAATCGTCCTTGCCGCCGCAGAAGCCGCCGTCTTTTTAGCCATTATTCTGGCAATCTACAGAGAGTTCAGCACCATCAGTCCCGACGAAACCGATACTTTGAAGGGATAGTTTACGGTGCCCAATTGCTTAGGAGATGACAGAATGGGGCCTTTCGCCGTGGAACTCAAGTTAGCAAATAGTGTTGATACTGCACTTGTACATCGTGGCCTTCTCGCCCCCAATCAGGTGCGTCAAACCGAAATTCGGGGTGTAGTGGATACAGGAGCAGTACGATTGGTAATCCCCGAACATGTGGCAACGGAATTAGGCGTGCGTGAAGTTGATGAAATACAAGTTCGCTTGAGTCCAACCGAGATTCGGCACTCATCGGAGCAATTGTCCTCGAAGAACTGGATCTCCTTGTAGATTGTACCACAGAAAAATTAAGACCCCGTGACCCCAATCATATTATTTCAGAAATAGAGTAAGCAACTCCATTAGGAGATTTTTTATATGCCTGTTGTACCTCTTATTAGCATCATTTTGCTTGCACCCCTTGCGGCGTTTGCGTTTTTCGGCCTATTATCGCTGACCGGGCGCAATTATCGCCGCCAAGATCTGGTTTCAACCGCAGCAATGATTGTGGCATTCATCTGCTCCGTCCTCCTGTTTACAAACGTTATCAATGATCCGGGTAAATTTTCGCACGATGGCGCAGAGATNNNNNNNNNNNNNNNNNNNNNNNNNNNNNNNNNNNNNNNNNNNNNNNNNNNNNNNNNNNNNNNNNNNNNNNNNNNNNNNNNNNNNNNNNNNNNNNNNNNNNNNNNNNNNNNNNNNNNNCCCCGCTACCCTCGCTTCTTTGCCTTCCTGTCGTTGTTCTCTTTCTCGATGCTCTTCTTGGTTGTTTCTGACAACCTGCTCGGTATCTATATCGGTTGGGAACTTGTTGGTGTTTGTTCTTATCTACTGATCGGATTCTGGTTTGAACAAGATGCTCCAGCGAATGCGTGCAAAAAAGCGTTTATGACAACCCGCGTCGGGGATGTCGGGATGTTCATCGGCATGATGATGCTTTTCACCAAGTTTCGCACGTTATCGCTCTACGGTGATGAAGGTATCTTTGCACTTGCCAGTAACCTGACCGCCGGTGATATGACTTGGTTGTCGATAGCCGGGGTGCTAATATTCTGCGGGGCAGTTGGCAAATCGGCACAAATCCCGCTGCACACATGGCTTCCCGATGCGATGGAAGGCCCCACGCCTGTCAGTGCTTTGATTCACGCTGCAACGATGGTCGCCGCAGGGGTTTATCTTACCGCCCGAATGTTCCCAATCCTGACTGCTGATTCCTCACTGGTCATTGCGTATGTTGGAGGCATCACGGCGTTAGTCGCAGCAACGATTGCCCTCGTTCGATTCGACATCAAGCGAGTCCTTGCCTATTCGACTATCAGTCAATTGGGTTATATGATGTTGGCAATTGGAGCAGGAAGTTATATCGCAGGGCTTTTCCACCTCACAACACACGCCTTTTTCAAAGCTCTACTGTTCCTCGGATCCGGCAGCGTCATCCACGCCTTCCATGCCGCCCACCATGCGCACGATCATGACCACGATCACGCACACGACGACGACCATGGACATACAGACGCACACGCAGCCTCATTCGATAGCTTCGGCATTGACCCCGCGCAGGATATGCGCCACATGGGCGGGCTACGCCATAAGATGCCCATCACCTTTTTAACAATGTTGATTGCAACGCTGTCAATCGCCGGTGTGCCGTATATCTTCTCAGGCTTCTGGAGTAAAGATGCAGTCCTCGTCGAAGTTCTCTACCGGGCAATCTCTTGGGATTCGGTTCATCACTATATTCTGTTTGGCATGGCCGCACTCGCAGCTGTCATCACGGCATTTTATATGTTCCGCCTCATCTTTATGACGTTTACCGGGGAACCCCGCAATCAAGAAATGCACGATGGTGCACACGAATCGCCCTTGAAGATGGCAATCCCATTGATTATTTTAGCCGTTCTCAGTTTTCCGATTGTCAACAAATGGTCGTTTGAGAAATATGTGAAACAGCCAGAGCAACCCCACATCCATGCGCCAAAGCATGCGATGCAAAATCCAAATGGAAGCGCCCTACACGCGCAGTTGGGGCTCTCTGATGCGCACGCTGCAGAAGATGCGCATCACGACGATGCAGCAGGACATCATGACCCAGATCACGATAAGGCGCATAACATCGTCGTGCCGCTATCATTTGTCATCGTCATTATCGGTATCGGGTTATCTGCGCTTTTCTATTACTGGCAGAAGTTTTCCGCCGAAGCTGTTGCAGCGAGACTACGCCCAATCTACACGCTGCTCTGGAATAAATACTATTTTGATGAATTTTACGACGGTGTGCTCGTCGCACTTACCGTCGCCGGTTCAAAAGTCCTTGGATTTTTTGATCTGCGTTTCATTGATGGAATTGTCAATGGGGTCGGTGTCGCTGTGCAGGCAGGGTGCGCACGAGTCGCAGGGTGGTTTGATAACACCTTTGTCGATGGACTGGTCAATTTGGTCGCCCGAATTACTTGGTTAGTCGGTGGCAGGATTAGGCGGGTTCAAACGGGCATGATCCAAAATTATCTGCTAGCCGTTTTGGGCGGTGTTGTGCTGTTAATTCTGATTTTCCGTGCTTTATTCTAGTAGCACTTACGCAGTCAACTGTAGGCGGGGCATCTGGTTTCCCCGCGCTGAAACGCGTAAGTCCTATCTAGGGTGTCTTCTATCCAAAAGTGAGGTGAAAATCATGGCATTTCCACTTCCGCCGATTGATGATCCGGCGTTACAAAAATTCTGCAAAACGCATAATCTGTATGAGGCAGTTGCTGCCGGTTACCATTACGCACAGAAGTTTTTCCCAACAGCGAAGACGATAGAGATTGATTTCTATCCACCTTATTGTGATGACGAACCGGAGGAGGCGGAGATTGCTTTCGTGATTAAGTCAAACATGACAATCAACGAAACTCTTGAGGCTCAAGATCGATTCATCAAAGCCATAAGAGATGTGCCGGGGGCTTTCTATCTCATCCCCTTTCACAGGTTCATCGAATGAATCATCTTGATTTCCTAGATACAGCGACACGGCTCATGGCAAGAGATGTCCCAACCGAAGCAGATATTCGCACTGTAGTGGGTCGATCCTACTATGCCGTATATCACCACGTCTTGTCATGGTGGCGGGATAATGAGTCCTTTCCCGATTACAGGGATCGGGGACATGCTAAGATTCAAATGGCATTCTTTAACGCTGGAATACCGGATGCCAGAGATTTCAGCACAATCCTGAGAACGCTCAACAGACATCGGCGAGAGGCTGACTATGAACTTGCCATCTACTTTAATTTGGAAGATGGACAATCAATATTGAATCTTGCGCGTAACGCTATAGCTGTTTTTGATCGACTTGATAAAACAGCCCTTTCCGAAGGGATATTAAACTATCTTCAAAGAACAAATCAGCTTTGACGTAAAACATGAAAAATTTAGCGCATCACGCTGTAAATAGTAGGAGTAAGTTTCAAACCTGTGCTACCTATAGACGCTTTTAACGAGGAGGATTTCACTGGATGTTATCGTTGATGATTTTTGTCCCTTTGCTAGGGATGCTTGTGGTTCTGTTTGCTATTCGGCGAGAACAGGAGGAGCTCGCTAAGCGTGTGACGTTTATTGTCACGCTGATCCCGCTGCTGATTGCAGTGTTTCTTTTTATAGATTATGACCGATCCATGTCGGGGCATCAGTATGAAGAAGACGTGATGTGGATTAAGGCGTTCAATATCCGCTACCACGTCGGGATCGATGGATTAAGCGTTACATTGGTGCTTTTGACAGCACTATTGGGCCCGATATGCGTTCTCGCATCGTGGAAAATCGACAAAGGAATCAAAGCGTACCTTGCCCTGTTTCTGCTCTTAGAAACAGGGATGATCGGTTTCTTCTGCGCTCTGGATATGTTCCTATTCTATGTCTTCTTTGAGCTCACATTGCTCCCGATGTACTTCCTAATCGGGATATGGGGCGGAGAGAGGCGCGAGTATGCAGCGATTAAGTTTTTCCTGTATACCCTGTTCGGTAGTGTGCTGATGCTTATCGCCATGATTGCCGTTTATCTCAAGAGCGGTACTCCCGATATGCCTCTCACCTTTGATATTCCAACGTTGATTGAACGCGCGAAAACCCCAGGCCACGCGCTTGCAGATCCCACATTCCAGATATGGGCGTTTCTCGGTTTCTTCATCGGCTTCGCGGTCAAAGTGCCGATCTTTCCCTTCCACACATGGCTACCCGACGCTCACGTAGAAGCACCGACCGCGATCAGCGTCATCCTTGCCGGCATCCTCTTGAAAATGGGAACCTATGGACTGGTTCGTGTGAACTTTGCAATGTTACCGGAAGGGATGGACTTCTTCTGCAACGGCAAAGGCACGTGGGGGAACTCGTTGGCAATCCTCGGATTTATCAACATCGTTTACGGTTCATTGTGTGCATTGGCGCAGACCGACTTCAAGAAACTTGTTGCCTACTCCAGTATTGGCCACATGGGATTTGTCTTGATAGGGCTTGCAGCACGAAACGAGAGTGGATTAACCGGTGCTATCCTTCAGATGTTCAACCACGGTGTGATTAGCGCGATGCTGTTCCTCTTGGTCGGTGTTGTCTATGACCGAGCACACCACCGCGAAATCGGCGGTTTCGGCGGACTCGGCAGCAAAATGCCGATATACACCGGCATAACAACGCTGGCATTCATGGCATCCTTGGGTTTACCGGGACTCAGCGGTTTCGTCGGGGAAGCGTTGTCTCTGCTGGGAGCATACAGCAAATTCAAGATGCTGACAATCCTGTCAACCGCAGGTATTGTTGTTGGTGCAGCTTACTTCCTCTGGACATTACAGCGCGTCTTTTTGGGTGAGTTGAATCCGAAATACGAAAGTATCACCGAAATCAATGGGCGCGAAATCGCAACATTGGTCCCGTTAGGCATCCTTACGATTGTACTGGGCATTTGGCCCTCAATCGCCATTGATATGTTTAGGGAAGCTGTGAGCATATTGCCGCTTGTACAATAAAGGGAGAGTTCATTGCCAAACATTGCAAGTATTCCTTACTTTATACCAGAGATTATTTTAATCGTCTTTGCCGTGATTGTCATCTTGTATGATCTCTCATCGAAAAAGAGAGGT
Proteins encoded in this region:
- a CDS encoding NADH-quinone oxidoreductase subunit L: PRYPRFFAFLSLFSFSMLFLVVSDNLLGIYIGWELVGVCSYLLIGFWFEQDAPANACKKAFMTTRVGDVGMFIGMMMLFTKFRTLSLYGDEGIFALASNLTAGDMTWLSIAGVLIFCGAVGKSAQIPLHTWLPDAMEGPTPVSALIHAATMVAAGVYLTARMFPILTADSSLVIAYVGGITALVAATIALVRFDIKRVLAYSTISQLGYMMLAIGAGSYIAGLFHLTTHAFFKALLFLGSGSVIHAFHAAHHAHDHDHDHAHDDDHGHTDAHAASFDSFGIDPAQDMRHMGGLRHKMPITFLTMLIATLSIAGVPYIFSGFWSKDAVLVEVLYRAISWDSVHHYILFGMAALAAVITAFYMFRLIFMTFTGEPRNQEMHDGAHESPLKMAIPLIILAVLSFPIVNKWSFEKYVKQPEQPHIHAPKHAMQNPNGSALHAQLGLSDAHAAEDAHHDDAAGHHDPDHDKAHNIVVPLSFVIVIIGIGLSALFYYWQKFSAEAVAARLRPIYTLLWNKYYFDEFYDGVLVALTVAGSKVLGFFDLRFIDGIVNGVGVAVQAGCARVAGWFDNTFVDGLVNLVARITWLVGGRIRRVQTGMIQNYLLAVLGGVVLLILIFRALF
- a CDS encoding NADH-quinone oxidoreductase subunit J — translated: MELNPQQLVFYLFALLTIGSAVIVVTIKNIVYAAFALMVTLFSIAGLYVFLQADFLAATQVIVYVGGILVLILFGVMMTSGSLDLKLKLQRGQMFWGGIVSLILFGLLLSVITNTPQWENVDAGASQEPTTKKIGEMIMKEEFLLPFEIASILLLVALIGAALISRKEVRDE
- a CDS encoding NADH-quinone oxidoreductase subunit M, with the translated sequence MLSLMIFVPLLGMLVVLFAIRREQEELAKRVTFIVTLIPLLIAVFLFIDYDRSMSGHQYEEDVMWIKAFNIRYHVGIDGLSVTLVLLTALLGPICVLASWKIDKGIKAYLALFLLLETGMIGFFCALDMFLFYVFFELTLLPMYFLIGIWGGERREYAAIKFFLYTLFGSVLMLIAMIAVYLKSGTPDMPLTFDIPTLIERAKTPGHALADPTFQIWAFLGFFIGFAVKVPIFPFHTWLPDAHVEAPTAISVILAGILLKMGTYGLVRVNFAMLPEGMDFFCNGKGTWGNSLAILGFINIVYGSLCALAQTDFKKLVAYSSIGHMGFVLIGLAARNESGLTGAILQMFNHGVISAMLFLLVGVVYDRAHHREIGGFGGLGSKMPIYTGITTLAFMASLGLPGLSGFVGEALSLLGAYSKFKMLTILSTAGIVVGAAYFLWTLQRVFLGELNPKYESITEINGREIATLVPLGILTIVLGIWPSIAIDMFREAVSILPLVQ
- the nuoK gene encoding NADH-quinone oxidoreductase subunit NuoK, with protein sequence MSLQSYLVISIILFCLGIFCVLTRRNAISILMGIELILNSCNLNFAAFSRYVTPPDDISGQIIALFGIVLAAAEAAVFLAIILAIYREFSTISPDETDTLKG